One Acidobacteriota bacterium genomic region harbors:
- the rpsB gene encoding 30S ribosomal protein S2: protein MKELLEAGVHFGHQVRRWNPKMKEYIFGERNGIYIIDLQKTQKLFKDAVKFVSQIAMDGKSFMFVGTKRQAQDAVEEEAKRCNQYYVNQRWLGGLLTNFQTVQKSIQKMKDIEAMREDGRYDSITKKERLQYDREHESLSKNLSGIRDMKRLPDVIFIIDSNKEEIAVAEANKLGIPVVAIVDTNCNPDGIDYIVPGNDDALRAVRLFASKMADAIIEGQQIAKEGAADVPEEEAAADADAGQSDAPRRDRKNRRKGGVRTTYVPPDAPPIPEVAAAIDTVAPVQAEAATAAAGDAPAAEAAPAASEPAPSAEASE from the coding sequence ATGAAAGAACTGCTTGAAGCCGGTGTTCACTTCGGACATCAGGTCAGGCGGTGGAACCCGAAAATGAAAGAATACATTTTCGGTGAACGCAACGGCATTTACATTATTGACCTGCAAAAAACTCAGAAACTTTTCAAAGACGCAGTCAAATTCGTTTCGCAAATCGCGATGGATGGCAAATCCTTCATGTTTGTCGGCACCAAACGTCAGGCACAAGACGCCGTTGAAGAAGAAGCGAAACGCTGCAACCAATATTATGTTAATCAACGCTGGCTCGGTGGTCTGCTGACAAACTTCCAGACCGTACAGAAATCAATTCAAAAGATGAAAGACATCGAAGCCATGCGCGAAGATGGACGTTACGATTCCATCACCAAAAAAGAACGTCTGCAATATGACCGCGAACACGAATCCTTGAGCAAAAATCTTTCCGGTATTCGCGATATGAAACGCTTGCCGGACGTGATTTTTATCATTGATTCAAATAAAGAAGAGATTGCCGTCGCCGAAGCCAACAAACTTGGCATTCCGGTGGTCGCCATCGTTGATACCAACTGCAATCCCGATGGCATTGATTACATCGTGCCGGGAAATGATGACGCCTTGAGAGCGGTTCGGTTGTTCGCTTCAAAAATGGCGGATGCCATCATCGAAGGTCAGCAGATTGCCAAAGAGGGCGCTGCCGATGTTCCCGAAGAAGAAGCGGCGGCAGATGCTGACGCTGGGCAAAGCGATGCGCCGAGACGTGACCGCAAGAACCGACGCAAAGGCGGAGTTCGCACCACCTATGTTCCGCCTGATGCCCCACCGATTCCCGAAGTCGCTGCGGCAATTGACACCGTGGCTCCGGTTCAGGCTGAAGCCGCAACTGCAGCGGCAGGTGATGCGCCCGCCGCAGAGGCTGCACCCGCAGCAAGCGAACCGGCACCGAGCGCGGAAGCCTCTGAATAA